From Maylandia zebra isolate NMK-2024a linkage group LG11, Mzebra_GT3a, whole genome shotgun sequence, one genomic window encodes:
- the LOC112432192 gene encoding C-C chemokine receptor type 2-like — MGDVKDFNKVFLTTLYSLVFILGFIGNGLVVCVLVKHRNQCNLTDICLFNLALSDLLFVFTLPFFSHYARVGQWTFGDFMCRLISGSHHIGFFSSIFFMVVMTLDRYMIIVHAHRVARYRTKRASIILTVLVWMLSLFVSLPDFIFRKAKEQESQGVECDYPEESKVWERYDLFTTNVLGLVIPVLVMAGCYSRIIPTLMSMRTAKRHRIVKLIICIVVVFFLLWAPYNISLFLEFLLDKEIIPDDQTWYKNVKLSIKVTEALAYTHCCLNPIIYALVGEKFMRRALQLLKKLMPGYSRDLTDSSFRRSSVMSRGSEITSSFKL; from the exons ATGGGTGATGTAAAGGACTTTAACAAAGTGTTTCTCACCACTCTCTACAGTTTGGTTTTCATCCTGGGCTTCATAG GTAACGGACTAGTGGTGTGTGTCCTGGTGAAGCACCGCAATCAGTGCAACCTGACAGACATCTGCCTCTTCAACCTGGCTCTCTCTGACCTCCTCTTCGTCTTCACGCTGCCTTTCTTCTCTCACTATGCCAGGGTTGGCCAGTGGACTTTTGGAGACTTCATGTGCCGTTTGATCTCCGGGTCTCACCACATTGGCTTCTTCAGCAGCATCTTCTTCATGGTTGTCATGACGCTGGACCGCTACATGATCATCGTGCACGCTCACAGGGTTGCACGTTATCGCACAAAGAGGGCTTCCATCATTCTGACCGTGCTCGTTTGGATGCTGAGCTTGTTTGTGTCTCTGCCGGATTTTATCTTCAGAAAGGCAAAAGAACAGGAATCCCAAGGAGTGGAGTGTGACTATCCTGAGGAGAGCAAAGTCTGGGAGCGTTATGATTTGTTCACCACAAATGTGCTGGGTCTCGTGATTCCCGTGCTGGTGATGGCAGGTTGCTACTCCAGGATCATCCCCACACTGATGAGCATGAGGACAGCAAAGAGGCACCGCATCGTCAAGCTGATCATCTGTATAGTGGTTGTATTTTTCTTACTCTGGGCCCCGTATAACATTTCCCTTTTCCTGGAGTTCCTCCTGGACAAAGAAATAATCCCTGATGATCAAACCTGGTACAAAAATGTAAAGCTGTCAATAAAAGTGACCGAAGCCTTAGCTTACACTCACTGCTGTCTGAACCCTATCATATATGCTTTAGTGGGAGAGAAGTTTATGAGACGAGCCTTGCAGCTGCTGAAAAAGTTGATGCCTGGTTACAGCAGAGATCTGACAGACAGCTCATTCAGGAGGAGCTCAGTTATGTCCAGGGGCTCTGAAATCACCTCCTCCTTTAAACTGTAG